In Rubrivirga sp. SAORIC476, the following are encoded in one genomic region:
- the porV gene encoding type IX secretion system outer membrane channel protein PorV: protein MTRFLLLASLALVAVPAIAQQAPEEIVLTTAVPFLQIEPDSRASGMGMAGVAVADNAYAPFWNPAGLAGQEGTEVSFTHAPWLPALGANLSYEHLSAKHGLGSAGTLGGHLTYFDLGTQTATDEQGIELGTFSSYEFALGLSYGYPVTENLSVGTGARLIYSNLTGGRDIGNNPTSAGTSVGVDLGVKYQGPELGLGQSSRPTFAVNLANMGPGISYVQSTPEDSILVGQPDAIPTTLRFGLALDTQLDDFNRVLVALDLNKIIVNKDPATGDYDPFYEALFTSWQSRLVKTSTNSGESCFEADGSENVDAECREVSGLRSLTLGTGLEYWYNDLFALRTGYFYEDPANGNRQFLTFGTGLRYSLVGVDISYIYALQENSPLADQLRFSLLLNIPR from the coding sequence ATGACCCGTTTCCTTCTCCTCGCCTCGCTCGCGCTCGTCGCGGTCCCGGCCATCGCCCAGCAGGCGCCCGAAGAGATCGTCCTGACGACGGCCGTCCCGTTTCTCCAGATCGAGCCCGACAGCCGGGCCTCGGGCATGGGAATGGCGGGCGTCGCCGTAGCAGACAATGCCTACGCCCCATTCTGGAACCCGGCGGGCCTCGCCGGGCAGGAGGGCACCGAGGTGTCCTTCACCCACGCCCCCTGGCTTCCGGCCCTCGGCGCCAACCTGAGCTACGAGCACCTCTCGGCCAAGCACGGCCTCGGGTCGGCGGGCACGCTCGGCGGGCACCTGACCTACTTCGACCTCGGCACCCAGACGGCTACCGATGAGCAGGGCATCGAACTGGGCACGTTCTCGTCCTACGAGTTCGCGCTTGGGCTGAGCTATGGCTACCCGGTCACCGAGAACCTGTCCGTCGGGACCGGCGCGCGGCTGATCTACTCCAACCTCACCGGCGGCCGGGACATCGGCAACAACCCGACCTCGGCGGGCACCTCGGTAGGCGTCGACCTGGGCGTCAAGTACCAGGGCCCGGAGCTCGGCCTCGGCCAGTCCTCGCGGCCGACGTTCGCGGTCAACCTCGCCAACATGGGCCCCGGCATCTCCTACGTCCAGTCGACCCCGGAGGACTCGATCCTGGTCGGCCAGCCGGATGCCATCCCGACGACGCTGCGGTTCGGGCTCGCGCTCGACACGCAACTGGACGACTTCAACCGCGTCCTCGTCGCGCTCGACCTGAACAAGATCATCGTCAACAAGGACCCCGCGACGGGCGATTACGACCCCTTCTACGAGGCGCTGTTTACCTCCTGGCAGTCGCGCCTCGTCAAGACGAGCACCAACTCCGGCGAGAGCTGCTTCGAGGCCGACGGGTCCGAGAACGTGGATGCCGAATGCCGTGAGGTGAGTGGGCTTCGGTCGCTCACGCTCGGCACGGGCCTGGAGTACTGGTACAACGACCTCTTCGCGCTGCGGACGGGCTACTTCTACGAGGACCCGGCCAACGGCAACCGCCAGTTCCTGACCTTCGGGACGGGTCTCCGCTACAGCCTCGTCGGCGTCGACATCTCATACATCTACGCCCTCCAGGAGAACTCGCCGCTGGCCGACCAGCTCCGCTTCTCGCTGCTGCTCAACATCCCCCGCTAG
- the porU gene encoding type IX secretion system sortase PorU → MSRLAFVCTLFMGWTLGTAEAQVPVRYAETVPQRPVLRVIEETPTTVTVEMTAAWRTPLAEAVERSGGDLATLVGLAVGGRPVVSHELSLASAVPPSVTVLAFEGDEVALPPIEGADAFAGASAEVIGVGERRRELVGSLAIRLLRVEEGRLIRARRVVVRVPRPPVAARLAARGDVNPHLAVDRSVLADGRWVKVPIRESGVYRIDAAFLRDSLGVEGVSMGSVAVYGTGGRVLPAVNATPRPADLLEVPSLVQGDALLFYAEGPQWWDWVPSSSGGEWSHDISPFSEASFYFLRLDAPTPQRIGGGAFPDWPDATVVAQIEDRRFAEVDQANIERDGSGSGLDWFGQSLDMSGSTLSVLAVSPVGAASAAPVSYRARVAAQASPSVSIAMLKNGQTLATVRPSAVSTSGASTGNLASPDVLRAETTLGSGLGVAFRVVGGYQGARAWLDWVEAVVRRPAVGNADGFLSFPTPGGEAGRFEVAVRGFASEPQVWDVTEPGTIRRLGVRAEGASYRVQVAAEADRPREIVAFDPTGAHIRMPGGTASGARAVPNQNLHGLASRPDYVVVTHPDFRASADRLAAHRQADGLTPLVVTIEQVNNEFAGGTGDMRAVRDFMKFLYDRAPADELPRYLLLFGDGHYNFRRIPNLAASNPERPGVSFIPPFETENMISRTNSYTSDDYFGLLGDDEGEWEYTSSELDRVDIAIGRIPSRTASDAATVVDKIIRYESPATRGDWRTQFTFVADDQYPRSWDRDLHVLNADETANLAEAVDPTVTLRKIYGPAYPSVITARGRVRPQVSEDIRASINEGTLVWNYSGHGGPEGLGDEDYMTPDIVASLDNADRLPVFVTATCSFGKFDIAHEQSLAEQILLRSGGGGVAMLTTVRLVYTSSNPGSALNFGLNLELTDQMLRREPDGRPARLGDALYRTKNTAIGAGRNNRKFNLLGDPAMRLGLPERGITLDVPDRFEAFAEATISGQVLGLDGQPDPTYRGEVGISVFDAERLVELPEDACCYTDGPDDDFLGDYTSRVDRLFSGRASVAGGRFSTTFLVPQDVSYSGLSARVVAYALGENGTDGVGQSTEATVATTASARPSDSSGPEIALFLNDSTFVDGGPTSPQGVLVARLTDASGLNTVGAGVGHELLVTVDGDAAKAVDVGRFYEGDLDTYRSGTVRVPLAALNGGEALAPGEHTATLTAWDALNNASTATVSFVVVDEGLVVRSVLPYPNPTAGPSRFFVEHNQPVGTPASVQLRIYSLAGRPIRTIDGAEALPGGFLSDRTIQIPWDGLDEDLDRLGSGVYLVRLRMEVPDPAGGTRVAERVERLAVIR, encoded by the coding sequence ATGTCGCGTCTCGCATTCGTCTGCACCCTCTTCATGGGGTGGACCCTCGGTACCGCGGAGGCGCAAGTGCCTGTCCGCTACGCTGAGACGGTCCCTCAACGGCCCGTCCTGCGGGTCATCGAGGAGACGCCGACCACGGTCACGGTCGAGATGACGGCCGCGTGGCGGACGCCACTGGCTGAGGCGGTCGAGCGAAGCGGGGGCGACCTCGCCACGCTCGTGGGCCTGGCGGTGGGCGGACGGCCGGTGGTCTCGCACGAACTCTCGCTCGCCTCGGCCGTGCCGCCATCGGTGACGGTGCTGGCCTTCGAGGGCGACGAGGTGGCGCTGCCGCCGATCGAGGGCGCGGACGCGTTCGCCGGGGCCTCCGCCGAGGTGATCGGTGTCGGTGAGCGTCGGCGCGAGCTGGTCGGGAGTCTGGCGATCCGCCTGCTGCGGGTCGAGGAGGGGCGGCTGATCCGCGCGCGGCGCGTGGTCGTGCGCGTCCCCAGGCCGCCGGTGGCGGCTCGGCTGGCCGCGCGGGGCGACGTGAACCCCCACCTCGCCGTCGACCGCAGCGTCCTGGCCGACGGGCGGTGGGTCAAGGTCCCGATCCGCGAGAGCGGCGTCTATCGCATCGACGCCGCGTTCCTGCGCGACTCGCTCGGGGTCGAGGGCGTCTCGATGGGCTCGGTCGCCGTCTACGGCACCGGGGGGCGCGTTCTCCCGGCCGTCAACGCTACCCCGCGCCCCGCGGACCTCCTGGAGGTGCCGTCGCTCGTCCAGGGCGATGCGTTGCTGTTCTACGCGGAGGGCCCGCAGTGGTGGGACTGGGTGCCGAGTTCTTCGGGCGGAGAGTGGAGCCACGACATCAGCCCGTTCTCCGAGGCATCGTTTTACTTCCTCCGCCTCGACGCCCCGACGCCGCAGCGGATCGGAGGCGGGGCATTCCCCGACTGGCCCGACGCGACGGTCGTCGCCCAGATCGAGGACCGGCGGTTCGCCGAGGTGGACCAGGCCAACATCGAGCGCGACGGCAGCGGGTCGGGCCTCGACTGGTTCGGACAGTCGCTCGACATGAGCGGCAGCACCCTCTCGGTGCTCGCCGTGTCCCCCGTGGGCGCCGCGAGCGCGGCGCCTGTGAGCTACCGGGCGCGTGTGGCGGCGCAGGCCAGTCCGTCCGTGTCGATCGCGATGCTCAAGAACGGCCAGACCCTCGCTACCGTCCGGCCCTCGGCCGTCTCCACCTCGGGCGCCAGCACAGGCAACCTGGCCAGCCCGGACGTGCTCCGTGCCGAGACGACGCTGGGCAGCGGCCTCGGCGTGGCGTTCCGCGTCGTGGGCGGGTACCAGGGTGCCCGCGCGTGGCTCGACTGGGTTGAGGCCGTGGTGCGCCGTCCGGCCGTGGGGAATGCCGATGGCTTCCTGTCCTTCCCGACGCCGGGCGGCGAGGCGGGCCGCTTCGAGGTCGCCGTGCGCGGGTTCGCGTCCGAGCCGCAGGTCTGGGACGTGACCGAGCCCGGCACCATCCGCCGCCTCGGGGTGCGTGCGGAGGGGGCGAGCTACCGCGTCCAGGTCGCTGCCGAGGCCGACCGTCCGCGAGAGATCGTGGCCTTCGACCCCACCGGGGCGCACATCCGCATGCCGGGGGGGACGGCGTCCGGCGCGCGCGCGGTCCCCAACCAGAACCTCCACGGCCTGGCGAGCCGCCCCGACTACGTCGTGGTCACGCACCCCGACTTCCGCGCCTCCGCCGACCGCCTGGCGGCGCATCGGCAGGCCGATGGCCTGACGCCGCTCGTGGTGACCATCGAGCAGGTCAACAACGAGTTCGCAGGCGGGACGGGAGACATGCGCGCTGTGCGCGACTTCATGAAGTTCCTCTACGACCGCGCCCCGGCCGATGAGCTTCCGCGATACCTGCTCCTGTTCGGCGATGGGCACTACAACTTCCGGAGGATCCCGAACCTGGCGGCCTCCAATCCCGAGCGCCCGGGCGTCAGCTTCATCCCGCCGTTCGAGACCGAGAACATGATCTCGCGGACCAACTCGTACACCTCCGACGACTACTTCGGCCTGCTGGGCGACGACGAGGGGGAGTGGGAGTACACGTCCAGCGAACTGGACCGCGTCGACATCGCCATCGGGCGCATCCCGTCGCGGACGGCCAGCGATGCCGCCACGGTCGTGGACAAGATCATCCGCTACGAGAGCCCCGCCACGCGCGGCGACTGGCGCACTCAGTTCACGTTCGTCGCCGACGACCAGTACCCGCGGAGCTGGGACCGCGACCTCCACGTCCTCAACGCCGACGAGACGGCGAACCTCGCCGAGGCGGTCGACCCGACGGTGACGCTACGCAAGATCTACGGGCCAGCCTACCCGAGCGTCATCACGGCGCGCGGGCGCGTCCGCCCGCAGGTCTCGGAGGACATCCGGGCGTCGATCAACGAGGGCACGCTGGTCTGGAACTACAGCGGCCACGGCGGTCCCGAAGGGCTCGGCGACGAGGACTACATGACGCCCGACATCGTGGCGTCGCTCGACAACGCCGACCGCCTGCCCGTCTTCGTGACCGCGACGTGCTCGTTCGGCAAGTTCGACATCGCCCACGAGCAGAGCCTCGCCGAGCAAATCCTGCTGCGCTCCGGCGGCGGCGGCGTCGCCATGCTGACGACCGTGCGGCTGGTCTACACGTCCAGCAACCCCGGCAGCGCGCTCAACTTCGGCCTCAACCTGGAACTGACCGACCAGATGCTGCGCCGCGAGCCTGACGGCCGCCCCGCCCGCCTCGGCGACGCGCTCTACCGGACCAAGAACACGGCCATCGGCGCCGGGCGCAACAACCGCAAGTTCAACCTCCTCGGCGACCCGGCCATGCGCCTCGGCCTGCCCGAGCGCGGCATCACGCTGGACGTGCCCGACCGCTTCGAGGCCTTCGCCGAGGCGACCATCTCGGGTCAGGTGCTCGGTCTCGACGGTCAGCCCGACCCCACCTACCGGGGCGAAGTCGGCATCTCGGTGTTCGACGCCGAGCGGCTGGTCGAACTGCCCGAGGACGCCTGCTGCTACACCGATGGACCAGACGACGACTTCCTGGGCGACTACACGTCGCGCGTGGACCGGCTCTTCTCCGGCCGGGCCTCCGTGGCCGGCGGCCGGTTCTCGACCACGTTCCTCGTGCCGCAGGACGTTTCCTACTCGGGCCTCTCGGCTCGCGTCGTGGCGTACGCGCTCGGCGAGAACGGCACCGACGGCGTCGGCCAGTCCACCGAGGCGACTGTGGCCACGACGGCCTCGGCGCGGCCGTCGGACAGCTCCGGGCCCGAGATCGCGCTCTTCCTCAACGACTCCACCTTCGTCGACGGCGGCCCGACCTCGCCCCAGGGCGTCCTCGTGGCGCGGCTGACGGACGCGAGCGGCCTCAACACGGTCGGCGCGGGTGTGGGCCACGAACTCCTGGTCACCGTCGACGGTGACGCCGCGAAGGCGGTGGACGTGGGCCGTTTCTACGAGGGGGACCTCGACACGTACCGCTCGGGCACCGTCCGCGTGCCGCTGGCCGCCCTCAACGGGGGCGAGGCGCTGGCGCCCGGCGAGCACACGGCCACGCTGACCGCGTGGGATGCGCTCAACAACGCCTCCACCGCGACCGTCTCGTTCGTGGTCGTGGATGAGGGGCTCGTGGTGCGCAGCGTGCTCCCGTACCCCAACCCGACGGCCGGGCCGTCACGCTTCTTCGTCGAGCACAACCAGCCCGTCGGCACGCCTGCGAGCGTGCAGCTCCGCATCTATTCGCTGGCTGGCCGGCCCATCCGCACCATCGACGGCGCCGAGGCGTTGCCCGGCGGCTTCCTCTCCGACCGGACGATCCAGATTCCCTGGGACGGCCTCGACGAGGACCTCGACCGCCTCGGCTCTGGCGTCTACCTCGTCCGCCTCCGCATGGAGGTGCCCGACCCGGCCGGCGGCACGCGCGTCGCCGAACGCGTCGAGCGGCTGGCCGTGATCCGCTAG
- a CDS encoding tetratricopeptide repeat protein, whose product MPSAPMIPAHEREHADRVTDALSSQPSAVQERWTRALDHLENARVYDAYLEFNELLKMRLGPTLQTHVQLQAVRCLRDAPVERSKTELALIDPQDAYQTIVLDYRLGWLMRHRLMSVAAALQYFDRVREEARRLGSRTWEIAALLEKATALMAQGSYEQGIEVCMRVYNLSRRNGLVEYIPKALTLKGFALVKVGKHHQGEEALQKAHELATRNELVAEQGLALHQLAQIYHYDFKFYGLALEYYQQARATLDQVPVWPSLLERVDEDAAAAQRELAELDIAKILGPIPINRLRQEYLTSLVNGFVGIPGIDNRSQLGERIGLTRQAIHRNINS is encoded by the coding sequence ATGCCGTCTGCCCCGATGATCCCGGCCCACGAGCGCGAGCACGCCGACCGCGTGACCGATGCGCTCAGCAGCCAGCCCTCGGCTGTCCAGGAGCGATGGACGCGCGCCCTCGACCACCTCGAGAATGCCCGCGTGTACGACGCCTACCTGGAGTTCAACGAGCTCCTGAAGATGCGGCTCGGGCCTACGCTGCAGACCCACGTCCAACTCCAGGCCGTGCGCTGCCTCCGGGACGCGCCGGTCGAGCGGTCGAAGACCGAACTAGCCCTGATCGACCCGCAAGACGCCTACCAGACGATCGTGCTGGACTATCGCCTCGGGTGGCTCATGCGCCACCGGCTGATGAGCGTCGCTGCCGCCCTGCAGTACTTCGACCGCGTCCGCGAGGAAGCGCGCCGCCTCGGGAGCCGGACCTGGGAGATCGCCGCGTTGCTCGAAAAGGCGACCGCGCTCATGGCGCAGGGGTCGTACGAGCAGGGCATCGAGGTCTGCATGCGGGTCTACAATCTGAGCCGCCGCAATGGTCTCGTGGAGTACATCCCGAAGGCCCTCACCCTGAAAGGATTCGCGCTCGTCAAGGTGGGCAAGCACCACCAGGGTGAAGAGGCACTTCAGAAGGCGCACGAACTCGCCACTCGCAACGAACTCGTTGCCGAGCAGGGGCTTGCGCTCCATCAGCTCGCGCAGATTTACCACTACGACTTCAAGTTCTACGGCCTCGCGCTGGAGTACTACCAGCAGGCGCGCGCCACGCTCGATCAGGTCCCCGTCTGGCCCTCGCTCCTCGAACGCGTCGACGAGGATGCCGCCGCGGCACAGCGCGAGCTGGCCGAACTCGACATCGCCAAGATCCTCGGGCCCATCCCGATCAACCGCCTCCGGCAGGAATACCTGACGAGCCTCGTGAACGGCTTCGTCGGCATCCCCGGCATCGACAACCGGAGCCAGCTCGGCGAGCGCATCGGGCTGACGCGGCAGGCGATCCACCGCAACATCAACAGCTAG
- a CDS encoding histidine kinase dimerization/phospho-acceptor domain-containing protein, which produces MSIVLLVHPNAEAWLSSRPDIAATVTPAATARDARAYLAGTAFDAVYLGPDVEGGEAIMALRDVLGLSTPIHALPALDDLPDRLSGATGATPPGDSQAALDEVAGELSRVAHALNNPLAVISGNAQLGLEMARATAADEMVVEALQSIAEAATRLEGLFSDVAALRARIDRARDSA; this is translated from the coding sequence GTGTCCATCGTTCTGCTCGTCCACCCGAACGCCGAGGCCTGGCTTTCGTCCCGCCCCGACATCGCGGCCACCGTGACCCCTGCAGCGACGGCGCGGGACGCCCGCGCCTACCTCGCCGGGACCGCCTTCGACGCGGTCTACCTCGGGCCGGACGTGGAAGGGGGGGAGGCGATCATGGCCCTGCGCGATGTGCTCGGACTGTCCACCCCGATCCACGCTCTCCCCGCGCTCGACGACCTGCCGGACCGGTTGAGTGGGGCCACCGGGGCGACGCCTCCTGGGGATTCGCAAGCAGCGCTGGACGAGGTGGCTGGGGAACTGAGCCGGGTCGCGCATGCGCTGAACAACCCGCTGGCGGTAATCTCGGGGAACGCCCAACTGGGACTCGAGATGGCCCGCGCGACGGCGGCGGACGAGATGGTGGTCGAGGCGCTCCAGTCCATCGCCGAGGCGGCCACCCGGCTTGAGGGCCTGTTCTCCGACGTGGCCGCCCTCCGGGCCCGCATAGACCGAGCGCGCGACAGCGCCTAA
- a CDS encoding MBL fold metallo-hydrolase: MTLGGYQIDLIEAGRLRLDGGAMFGIVPRPLWARRIPPDDRNRIPLAMRCLLLRGHGRTILVDTGLGHKADAKFEDIYGVDHAHSTLVGSLERLGVTPEEVTDVLLTHLHFDHAGGATRRTPGGGLVLTFPEAAYYVQADHWAWAHESQREAASFLPDNLDPLEASGRLVLLDSTASPFENVELHIVDGHTRAQQLPRIHDGDRSLFYAADLVPTAAHVPLLWGMAYDVEPLETIKEKDRLLTRAASETWRLVFEHDPTIASARVVETEKGFRTDDEREGLPDAPGV, translated from the coding sequence ATGACCCTCGGCGGCTACCAGATCGACCTCATCGAAGCCGGGCGGCTTCGCCTCGACGGCGGCGCCATGTTCGGCATCGTCCCGCGTCCGCTGTGGGCGCGTCGCATCCCGCCGGACGACCGAAACCGGATCCCGCTCGCCATGCGGTGCCTGCTGCTCCGCGGCCACGGGCGCACCATCCTGGTCGACACCGGCCTGGGGCACAAGGCCGATGCCAAGTTCGAGGACATCTACGGCGTCGACCATGCGCACTCGACGCTGGTGGGCTCCCTCGAGCGCCTCGGCGTCACTCCGGAGGAGGTCACCGATGTGCTCCTGACGCACCTCCACTTCGACCACGCGGGCGGGGCCACGCGCCGCACGCCCGGCGGCGGCCTGGTCCTCACCTTCCCCGAGGCGGCCTACTACGTGCAGGCCGACCACTGGGCCTGGGCCCACGAGAGCCAGCGCGAGGCCGCGTCGTTCCTGCCCGACAACCTTGATCCGCTGGAGGCCTCCGGGAGGCTCGTCCTGCTCGACTCGACCGCCTCACCCTTTGAGAACGTCGAGCTGCACATCGTCGACGGCCACACGCGCGCGCAGCAACTCCCTCGCATCCACGACGGCGACCGGTCGCTGTTCTACGCGGCCGACCTCGTGCCCACGGCGGCGCACGTCCCGCTGCTGTGGGGCATGGCCTATGACGTGGAGCCGCTGGAGACGATCAAGGAGAAGGACCGGCTGTTGACGCGGGCTGCGAGCGAGACGTGGCGGCTCGTGTTCGAGCACGACCCGACGATCGCGTCCGCACGCGTGGTCGAGACGGAGAAGGGGTTCCGCACCGACGACGAGCGCGAGGGCCTGCCGGACGCCCCCGGGGTTTAG
- a CDS encoding CvpA family protein → MSGLDVVLGLVLAFGLWRGLRTGALMQAVGTVGWVLGFVAATALMAPVGDVVAASLGVSARTAPVLGFIVVFGAVLAALTVAAHVLRKTLEAIKLGALDTAAGGGLGALRAAFGLSVTLLASSYAPIPGGGPVLVDPADRDASLLYGPVEALAPEVWSLVRTATPGMQAALVDKFNTWREGEPESVTGEEPLE, encoded by the coding sequence ATGAGCGGTCTCGATGTCGTGCTGGGGCTCGTCCTCGCCTTCGGCCTCTGGCGGGGGCTGCGGACGGGCGCGCTGATGCAGGCGGTCGGGACCGTCGGCTGGGTGCTCGGGTTCGTGGCCGCGACCGCGTTGATGGCGCCGGTGGGCGACGTCGTGGCTGCCAGCCTGGGCGTCAGCGCCCGGACGGCGCCGGTGCTCGGGTTCATCGTCGTGTTCGGGGCGGTGCTGGCCGCGCTCACGGTCGCAGCCCACGTCCTGCGGAAGACGTTGGAGGCGATCAAGCTCGGCGCGCTCGACACGGCAGCGGGCGGCGGCCTCGGCGCGCTCCGCGCTGCGTTCGGGCTGAGCGTGACCCTCCTGGCGTCGTCCTACGCCCCGATCCCTGGCGGCGGGCCGGTCCTGGTCGACCCCGCCGACCGCGACGCGTCGCTCCTCTACGGTCCGGTCGAGGCGCTCGCCCCTGAAGTCTGGTCTCTCGTCCGGACCGCGACGCCCGGCATGCAGGCCGCGCTGGTCGACAAGTTCAACACCTGGCGCGAGGGCGAGCCGGAGTCGGTGACCGGTGAGGAGCCGCTGGAGTGA
- a CDS encoding GatB/YqeY domain-containing protein → MLKDTLTADLKDAMREKDKVRLSAIRMIRTAITEKEKAGTGVATEDDVLAIIAKQAKQRRDSIAQFEVAGRDDLAAHEAAELAVIEAYLPAQATDEEIRAVVDAVVARTGATSMKDMGKVMGPAMGQLKGVAEGGRVQAAVKAALGAG, encoded by the coding sequence ATGCTGAAAGACACCCTCACCGCCGATCTCAAGGACGCCATGCGGGAGAAGGACAAGGTCCGCCTCTCCGCCATCCGGATGATCCGGACCGCCATCACGGAGAAGGAGAAGGCGGGAACCGGCGTCGCCACGGAAGACGACGTCCTCGCCATCATCGCCAAGCAGGCCAAGCAGCGGCGCGACTCGATCGCCCAGTTCGAGGTGGCGGGCCGGGACGATCTCGCGGCGCACGAGGCCGCCGAGCTGGCTGTCATCGAGGCCTATCTCCCTGCGCAGGCGACCGACGAGGAGATCCGCGCCGTCGTAGACGCCGTCGTGGCGCGCACCGGGGCGACTTCGATGAAGGACATGGGCAAAGTGATGGGACCGGCCATGGGCCAGCTCAAGGGCGTCGCCGAGGGCGGGCGCGTGCAGGCGGCCGTGAAGGCGGCCCTGGGCGCGGGATGA
- a CDS encoding PQQ-binding-like beta-propeller repeat protein, with the protein MRALFLLLGVWFTGCSTINLGAALGDASAEPPGLPLDLLWERDADGAFGPSAAHVTDRFVVVGTRKGDVVVIDRDTGRIEGAGEFGDSVEGQLAVSPNGEVLYVPTVGGGGGVEAYDVRRGRRIWRWREGQVQAGVVRVGATLVVPLLDGRLAGLDVATGDVRWERASPTGVQFHAAPLAVGTDVIVADDAGTVVRLRALDGAEQWRAEVGAPVYAPPTADVGAVYISTTRGDLARLDAGTGDVAWQVQDEEPLRVSSAAIGATGLAVGYSDGTVRGIDPTTGVERWRMQGDGNVTAQPVWIGDRVAVGTLDRQLLIVDGRTGREEWSTELRGRVKSALTVGSGLLVVLVEPRHVIAFHTAR; encoded by the coding sequence ATGCGAGCGCTCTTCCTCCTGCTCGGCGTGTGGTTCACGGGCTGCTCCACGATCAACCTCGGCGCGGCGCTGGGGGACGCGTCCGCCGAGCCGCCCGGTCTGCCGCTCGATCTGCTCTGGGAGCGCGACGCCGACGGCGCGTTCGGCCCGTCCGCCGCGCACGTCACGGACCGCTTCGTGGTGGTCGGCACCCGGAAGGGCGACGTGGTGGTCATCGACCGGGACACGGGACGGATTGAGGGCGCGGGCGAGTTCGGCGACAGCGTCGAGGGCCAGTTGGCGGTCTCGCCCAACGGCGAGGTGCTCTACGTGCCGACCGTTGGCGGAGGCGGCGGGGTGGAGGCCTACGACGTGCGCCGCGGGCGGCGCATCTGGCGGTGGCGGGAAGGGCAGGTGCAGGCGGGCGTCGTCCGGGTCGGCGCCACCCTCGTGGTGCCCCTGCTGGACGGGCGCCTCGCCGGGCTCGACGTCGCGACGGGCGACGTCCGCTGGGAGCGCGCGTCGCCGACAGGCGTCCAGTTCCATGCCGCCCCGCTCGCCGTCGGCACCGACGTGATCGTGGCCGATGACGCGGGGACGGTCGTTCGCCTGCGTGCGCTCGACGGGGCCGAGCAGTGGCGTGCCGAGGTGGGGGCTCCGGTCTACGCCCCCCCGACGGCCGACGTGGGCGCCGTCTACATCTCCACGACGCGCGGCGACCTCGCTCGCCTCGACGCGGGTACCGGGGACGTGGCGTGGCAGGTGCAGGACGAAGAACCCCTCCGGGTGAGCAGCGCGGCGATCGGGGCGACCGGGCTCGCGGTGGGCTACAGCGACGGCACGGTTCGCGGCATCGACCCCACGACGGGCGTCGAGCGCTGGCGGATGCAGGGCGACGGCAACGTGACGGCGCAGCCCGTCTGGATCGGCGACCGCGTGGCCGTGGGGACGCTCGACCGACAGCTCCTCATCGTGGACGGCCGGACCGGCCGCGAGGAGTGGTCGACCGAGCTGCGCGGCCGCGTCAAGAGCGCGCTCACCGTCGGTAGCGGGCTGCTCGTCGTCCTCGTCGAGCCCCGCCACGTGATCGCCTTCCACACCGCCCGATGA